CCGCTCGGCCATTTCTCGCCCGATCCCGAGAATCCCACCGTGGCAGGGCTGCGCGCGGGGGCGTTCGCCTGCTTCACGTCGCCCTTCAACATGAGCGGCCAGCCCGCGATCTCGCTGCCGCTCCACTGGACGCCGGACGGCCTGCCCGTCGGCGTGCAGCTCGTCGCCGCCTATGGGCGCGAGGACGTGCTCCTGCGCGTGGCCGCGCAGCTCGAGCAGGCGGCGCCGTGGATCGATCGGCGCCCGCCGATCCACGCCTAGGAGATCCGATGGCACGCATTCCCTACGTCGACCCCGCGACCGCCCCGCCCAAGGTGAAGGAGCTGCTCGAACGGGTCCCCGTGCAGCTCAACATCTTCAAGATGATGGCGCACGCGGAGACGAACTTCCGCCCGCTGCTGAGCCTCGGCACGAGCATCCTCACCCAGCAGCAGCTCCCGGCCAAGCTCCGCGAGCTGGCGATCCTGCGCGTGGCTCGTCTCTCGCGCGCCGAGTACGAATGGGTGCAGCACGTGCCGATCGCGAAGATGTGCGCGGTCTCCGACGAGCAGATCGCCGCCCTCGAGCGTGACGACGCCGGCGCGACGTGCTTCGACCCCGTCGATCGGATCGTCCTGCGCGCGACCGACGAGATCGTGCGCGACGGCGGGCCGTCCGATGCGACGTTCGCCGAGCTCGCGAGCCACCTCTCGCATCGCGAGATCGTCGAGCTCGTCCTCGCGGTCGGGTTCTACATGACGATGGCCCGTCTCATGATCTCGACGCGCATCGACCTCGAGCCGGCGGCCGGCCACCGCGTCCTCGGCTCGATCCGCTGAGACTGCCCCGCGCCGAGTCCGTCCCCTACGCAGGCACTGCCCAACCAAGGGGCACTGCGGGCCGCCCCGGGCGCGAGAAGGCCCGGGATTGCGACGGCCCGGGCGGGCACGGCGCGTGCTTTTGCCGGGCATGGGACCCAGCCTGCCATACGATGCCTACGGTCAGCGGCGCCTCATGGCCGCGGTGCTGGAGGACGCCGTCCAGAATCTCCTCGGCAGCCGGCGCAAGCCCGCCCGCCCCAAGTGGATCCGTCGCGATCTCGAGTGGCTCACGAGCACCGAGCGGCGCGATCCGTTCGCCTTCGAGACCATCTGTGAAACGCTCGGGATCGACCCGAGCCGGATCCGCAGGAAGATCCTTTCCACGACGCCCCCGGTGGTCGAGTCTCGGGGGTCGCTCGCGAGCCGGCGATGCTCGGCCTCGTCCTGACTGCCGGGGGCGCCCGCGGGGCCTACCAGGCGGGCGTGCTGAAGCGCATCGGGGAGATCCCCCCGCTGCGCGACGGTCCGCTGCCCTTCCGCATCGTCGCCGGCGCGTCCGCGGGGGCCATCAACGGGAGCATGCTGGCAGCGTTCTCGGGCAACTTCCGCGAGGCGACGCTGCTGCTCGGGAGCCTGTGGGCTCGGCTCACCGTCGACAACGTCTTCCGGCCCGACCTGCTCTCGTTCGCCATGAACGGCGCGCGACTCGTCCTCGACATGGCGCTCGGCGGCCTCGTCGGCGCCGGGCGCGTGCAGTCCCTACTCGACACCGCGCCGCTGCGCCCCTTCCTCGACGCCACGCTGCCGCTCGAGGGCATCGGCGATGCCATTCGTCGCGGTCACCTGTACGCGCTCGCCGTCACGGCGACGAGCTACCACTCGGGCCGCTCGTTCACGTTCATCCAGGGACGCCAGGGCCATCCGCTGTGGCTGAAGACCCGCCGCGTGACGCTGCCGGTCGAGCTGACGCTCGATCACATCTGCGCGTCGGCCGCGATCCCGATCGTGTTCCCGCCGGTGCGCGTGCGGTGCGAGGGGCGCGACCTGTGGTTCGGCGACGGCGGCCTGCGGCTCGTGAATCCATTCAGCCCGGCGATCCGCCTCGGCTCGACCCGCGTGCTCGCCGTCGGCGTGCGCTCGCAGGGCGCGGCCGCGGCCCTTTCGCGCGCCGAGCAGCTCTCGGGCGTCGACGACGAGCCGGCGCCGCTGCGGCCGCCGCTGGCGCAGATCTGCGGCGTGTTCATGAACGCGATCTTCCTCGACCATCTGGACGCCGACCTGGACCACTTGAAGCGCATGAACGAGCTGCTGGAGGCGTACGACGACGGCCTGACGCCACCGATCGGTTCCGGCATGCAGGAGCCCATGCGACGCGTCCAGCCGTTCGTCGTGAGCCCGTCGCAGGATCTCGCCATCGTGGCGAAGAGCCTCAGCCACCGCATGCCGCGCGTCGTCCGCTACGTCCTGGAAGGGCTCGGGACGCCGGACGCGGAGAGCGCGGATCTGATGAGCTATCTCCTGTTCGATGCGGCCTACACGCGGGCCCTCATCGACATCGGCTACCAGGACGCCTCGGCGCGCATCGACGAGATCGAGGCCTTCGTGCGGGCGGACGAGGGCGTGGCCGACGCGAGCCCGCTGCGCGCCACCATGTAGCCGACCCGAGACTTCGTCTCGGGTCGCGGGGTGAGCGTGGGACGTGGGTGGCACGCGCGACCGGGACGCCGCGGCCGGCGAAGCCGGCGCGGTAGGCGAGGGACGCGCGCAGGAGGTCCTTTTCCCGCTCAGCGTCGAGCGAACCGGCCGGGCTCGACCTCGCGCACACGGCCGGCGCCGGCGAGGCGCGTCACGTGCTGCGCCATGCTGCGGCGCTCGACCGGCTCGGCGAAGCTGACGTCGTCGTCCGGGCGATAGACGAAGCGGTGCGCCGCGATCTCGGCGAGGGTGCGCGGCGCGGCGAGAAAGTCGAGCAGGCGGCGCTCGCGATCGCCGATGACGGCGGCATAACGCTCCAGCATCTCGAGGAACGCGGCGCGGCCCTCGACGACGCCCTTGTGATGGAAGGTCGCGTACCAGCGCGCCTCGAGCCCGCGGGCCATCGCGAGCGTGCGCTCGAAGTCCTCGAGCGACGACCAGGCGTCGCCGTAGTAGGGCCCGAAGCTCGAGAGGTCGACGTCGCCGAGGTAGAGCACGTCGTCGGGCTCGACGTGGAAGAACGAGTGGCCGCGCGTGTGGCCGGGCGCGTGGATGGCGCGGACGCGCACGCCGCCGCCGAGATCGAACACGGTCCCGTCGCGCAACGGCGTCGGATCGGGCCGCGGCGTGAAGTGGAACTGCTCGACGACGACCTTCGCCCAGGCGGCATCGATGTCGCCCTCGAAGCCGTAGATCTGCCTGATGCCGTCGAGCGAGCGGATGCCGGGAAGGTCCTCTTCGTGGAGGTGCCACGGGACGTCCGGGAAGCGGCCGTTCCCCGCCACGTGGTCCTCGTGGCAGTGGCTGTTGACGACGCGATCGACGCGCGGCAGGCCGAATCGGCCGTCGGCCACGGCGAGCGACGGGTCGACGACCAGCGTCTCCTCGCCGCCCTCGACGAGGAGCGAGTTCCCCTGCGGATACTTGCCCTGGTTCTCGCCGACGAGGACGGTCGTGCGCCCGAGCTTCACCCGGTGATCTCCTCCGGCACGGCAGCCCACTCGTCGGGGTCGTGTCCGTAGACCAGCCGCGCGCCCGCGTCGCGCAGGGCGTGCAGGCGGCGGAGCGAGGCCAGCATCGCGTCCCGATCGTGGACGACCATCGGGAGATGCTCGGTCTCGAGCGTGCGTCGCAGGTAGCAGGCGTCGGACGTCAGCACGACGTCACCGCCGTCCAGACGCACGCGCAGCGACTGGTGGCCGGGCGTGTGCCCGTGCGTCGGCAGGCACACGACCCGCCCGTCGCCGAAGAGATCGTGCTCGCCGTCGAGCAGCTGCAGGTCGTGTCCGTGGTCGAAGTCCCGGCGCGCGAAGCTCAGCTGCGCCGCGCGATCGTCGTCGGCGCCCGCCTCCCACTCGCGCCGCTGCACCACGAGGCGGGCGTTCGGCAACGTGGCGAGGCCGCCCGCATGATCGAAGTGGAGGTGGGACAGGACGACGTGCGTCACGCGCGCCGGATCGACGCCGCGTGCGGCGACTCGGGCGGCGACCTCCTCGCCCGCCACGTACTCGGGCGTGAACAGGTCGGCGAGGGTTCCCAGGCGCGCGTGCGGATCGCGCTGCACCTCGGGATGCATCCCGGTGTCGAACAGAACCTGGCCCCGCGGGTGGTCGACGAGGAACGCGGGCACCGGCACGCGGAGCTTCCCGCGCACGCCGTCGAGGAAGAGACCGGCCGGGCCGGTGAGCCACCCGCACGTGAACGCGAAGAGGCGCATCGGGGACGTGGTAGCGGAGACGCGCGCGCAGGTCACCTGCCGCCCCTGCGCCCAGTCTCGCGACCGTTCTACGGCGCGAGACGCTCAGAGCGAGCCGAGCAACGCGAGGACGGCCGCGCGGTCGGCCGACCCGAGCGCGGCGAAGGCGTCGCGGACCGCCTGCGCCTCGCCGCCGTGGGCGAGGATCGCGTCCTCGAGTGTCGCGAAATCGGGCCTCGACGATGTCCAACGGTTATGTCACCCACGTCGGTGTCGATGCGCGTCGCACGTGCGAGGTCACGTCTGCTCGTGGCGTTCTGGTTCACCGTGGCGCTCGCGCCGGCGGAAGCGAGCGAGACCCTGCGCGCGCAGGCGGCCCATGGCATCCAATGGGCGGGCCTCACGTGGATCGTGCGCGAGGGTGGCGGCTCGCCGGGTCCCAACCACTGGAACGCGGGCAACGTCGCCGTCGACGGGAACGGCTTCCTGCACCTGCGCATCGCACGCGACGGCCGCCGCTGGACGTGCGCCGAGGTCGAGTCGACGGAGCGTCTCGGGTTCGGAACGTACACGTGGGTGGTCGACGGGCTCGTCGCCGCGCTCGATCGCAAGGTCGTGCTCGGCCTGTTCGTCTATCCGACGCCGGACGTCGGCCCCGATCGTACGAACGAGGTCGACATCGAGTACGCGCGCTGGGGCAACGCGGCGAGCCGCCCGGGAAACTTCACCGTGTGGCCGGCACGAAGCGGGCTCGGGCCGAGCTTGCGCACCTTCCGCTTCTCACCCTCCGGCCGGATCACGACCTCGTCGTTCGTGCGCGCGCCGGATCGGGTGACGTTCCTCGCCACGGACGAGCGGAACACGACCCTCGGGAGCTGGGTGTTCGCCCCGGCCCGGCCGACCCGGCGGGTCGGGCAGGCCCCCATGCCCGTGCACATGAACCTGTGGCTCTTCCACGGCGACCCGCCGGCCGACCGCCAGCCGGTGGAGATCGTGATCCGGTCGTTCTCGTTCACGCCGGCCGAATCGCCCGATCCCATGCGATTGCGCTAGTTGGACGCGCTCCGGGACGCGATCCACTGGACGTCCCATGCTCACCCGCGCTACGGCGGTTGCATGCAGCGCGAAGTCACGACCGACGTCGCGATCGTCGGCGCGGACCTGGCCGGGCTCGTGGCCGGAGCCATCCTCACCCGGCACGGGAAGCGGGTCGTCATCCTCGAGCATGCCGACACGGTCGGCGGACGCTCGGGCGCCGTGCAGACCCCGGAGGGCTACTGGATCGACTTCGGACATCGGGACGCGCACGGCGTCGGCGACTGCCAGTTTCCGTGGCACCACGGTGCCGAGGCGGCGCGCGAGGCCGGCGTCGAGATCGGGAGCCGTCCGATCACCCGCGTGCTCCGCGTCCACCGCCTCCCCGACGGGCCGGTCCTCGACGGCGGCGACTGGTCGGCGGGCGGCTTCCTCGGCGTCGCGCGCGAGTTCTTCGAGTGTCCGGAAGACGGCCTCACCGAGCTGCGCGACATCTTCGCTCGTCTCGCGTCTGCGACACCGGCCGAGGTTCGCGCCGCGCTGCCGGTCCCGCTCGGATCGTGGGTCGACGCGAACGTCCGGCATCCCGGCGTACGTCAGGCACTCCTCCTGATGGCGGCGGTCATCTTCCATCCGCGACCGGCCGAGGCGTCGGCCGGGCGGCTCATGCTCTTCTTCCAGAATCCGAAGGGCCTTCCGCACATCGCCGACGACGCCGAGGCGGGCGGCATGCAGGGGCTGATGGAGCCGTGGGCGCGCGCCATCCGCGAGCGCGGCGGCGAGATCGCGCTCGCATGGAAGCCGATCGAGATCGTGGTCGACGACGGGCGCGTGCGCGGCGCGGTCGCCGTCGACCGCGCGAACCTGGTACGCGAGGTGCACGCGCCCGCCGTCATCAGCACGTATCCCGTGTGGGAGAATTTCGAGCTGATCGACGTGCGCCGGTTTCCCGCAGACTTCGTCGCCGCTGCCGAGGAGCTGAAGCGGTTTCGCGCCGACCTGGTCGGCTGGCACGCCGGCCTGCGGCGCCTTCCGACCGTCCGCGCGACCGGCAAGCCCGACGACCATCCGGGCTGGAACCGCCTCCTCACGGGGCGCAAGGGCGAGCGCCGGTACGCCGGCGGCTATCACATCCCGTCGCTCACGAGCCGCCGCGCCGCGCCGGCCGGAAAGCATCTCCTGTCGTGGGTGATGGCGCGCTTCTTCGACGGCGGCAGCACCGCGGGACCGTCCTGGACGGCCGCGCGCGCGCATCTCGACATGGCGATCGACTACCTGCGGCGCTACTACGCGGACCTCGACGACTGCATCGAGTGGAGCGCGTACCACCACGTCGAGGCGCCGCAGTCGATGAGCTGGTCGTGGGCGCCGGTCGAGCGGCATGCCCTCACCGTCGCGGGGATCGACGGGCTCCTGCTCGCCGCCGCGACGCTCGAGGCGCCGGCGGGGATCGTCGACATCAGCGCGTACGCCGGGCGGGCGGCGGCGCACGCGGTGCTCGGTCGCTGAGGGCTCGGCGGCCCGATCGACGACCTCGACCTCACCCGCTAGACTCCCGCCATGCGCTGGGTGGTGGTGTGGATGGTGCTGCTCGTGACGGCGCTCGCGTCCCGCGCGCCGGCCGCGGACTGCAACGGCAACGGCATTGACGACGCGTTCGAGGTCTCGCCGCTCGCGTACGACCTCGTGCCGATCGCGTCGGGGCTCGCGAGCCCCGGGGGGATCGTGGCCGCCGACCTCGATCTCGACGGTGACCTCGACCTCGCGGTCGCCGAGAACGGGCTCGATCGGGTGTCCGTGATGCTGAACGACGGCACCGGCACCTTCTCGGCACCCACGACCTACGCCACCGGGGACGGTCCGTTCGCGATCGTGGCCGCGCGCGTGGGCGGCCTCCTCGCGATCGGCAGCGACCTCGACCTGTTCGTCGCGAACTTCGCCGACGACACCATCACGTGGCTTCACAACGACGGCGACGGCACGTACGACGGCACCGCCGCGACGACGCTGTCCGCCGGCGACGGCCCGGCCGATCTCATCGTCGCCGACCTCACCGGCGACGACTCGTCGGAGATGCTGGTGGCGAACCGCAACGCCAGCACCCTCACGGTGCGCATCGGGGACGGCGCGGGCGGATTCGGCGGCCCGGCGAGCAGCGCCACTGCCGGCGGACCGCAGTCGATGATCCTCACCGACGTCAACGGCAACGGCACGCTCGATCTCTTGATCGCGAGCCGCGCCGCGGGTCAGCTCACCTACCGCCCCTACGAGGTACTTCCCGAGGTGGTCGTCGCCACCGTCACCGATCCGGTCTCGGTCGCGGCCGGCGACCTCGACGGCGACGGCGACGTCGACGCCGCGGTCGCGAGCTTCACCGGCGACCAGGTCATCATTCTGCGCAACGACGGCACGTTTCCATGGGCGGCGCCCATCGCGATCCCGGTGCCGCGACCGACGAGCGTCCTCCTGACCGACCTCGACGGCGACGGCTACCGCGACGTGGCGGCGACGAGCGCGACCACGGACGTCGTCGTGGTGGCGCGCAATCACGGTGACGGCACCTTCGAGGCGCCGATCCCGATCGCCGTCGGCGACGGGCCGATCGAGATCGCCGCCGCCGACCTCGACGGCGATCTGCGACGGGACCTGGTCGTGACGAACGTGACGGGGGGCACCGTGAGCGCGCTGCGGCTGCGCGCGGCACCGGCCGTGGCCGACTGCGATGGCGACGGCGTGCCCGACGCCTGCCAGCTCCCGGGCCACGACTGCAACGCCAACACCATCCCGGACGCGTGCGACATCGTGCGGCCGCGGACCTTCGCGGCGCCGGTCACGACCACGTTCACCAGCGCCCAGGATCGCGTCGCCATGGGCGACGTGGACGGCGACGGCCGCGTCGACGTCGTGCGCGCGATCGGTGGGACCACGAACCAGCTCGAGGTGAGTCTCGGCGCCGCCGACGGGACGTTCACCCCCGGGGCGACCTTCCCCGTCCCCGACGGGCCCATGGGAACGGTCGTGACCGATCTCGACGGCGACGGCGACGCCGACATCGCCGTCAACACGGTCGCCGGAACGACCATCCTGCGGCTCGCGGCGAACGGCACCGCGGCCAATACGACGTCGGTGGTCGTGGGCGATGGGCCAAACGGGCTTCTCGCCGTCGACCTCGATGGTGACGGCGACCGGGATCTCGTGTCGGCCAACGAGACCACGCCGTCGCTCGGGGTGGCGCGCAACGCGGGCGGCACGTTCACCGCCGACGCGCCGCTGCCGCTCGCCCACCAGGCGCCGATGCTCATGGTGGCGGGCGACGTCGATCACGACGGCGATGCGGACGTGGTGGGTCTCAACCTCGCCACCATGACGATCGAGACCCATCTCTACCGCAACACGGGCGGCGTGCTGGCCGATGCAGGTGTGATCGCCGATCCTCCGGCCGGAGCGGTCCGCTTCGGGATCGCCCTCGCCGATCTCGATCACGACGGCGACGCGGACCTCGTCACCCTCGACGTCTCTCTCGTCGGCGGCGACGGGCAAATCCACGTCTATCGCAGCGATCCCGGCGACGTGTTCACGCTCACCCGGACGCTGCCCGCCCCGACCGTGCTCGCCGGGGTCCCGTCCGCGCCCCTGGTGGTGGCGTTCTTCCTCCGCGACGGCCGCGCGTTCGTCGTGGCGCACGATTTCGACGGCGACGGCAATCCCGACGTGGCGTCGGTCGACCTCGACCAGGGCGGCCTCCGGGTCTTCTTCGGCGACGGCGCCGGCGGCTTCGGCCCGGGCAAGCGCCTCGTCGGCAGCCTCGCGCAGCCGGCGATCCTCACCGGCGACTTCAATTCGGACGGGGCCCCGGATCTCGTGCTCGCGACCGGCCGGCGCGCCCTCGGCGTCTACGTCGGGAACGCGCGCATCCCGGCGCCGGATTGCACCGGTGACGGCGTCCCCGACGTCTGCGCCGCCACCTTCAGCGACTGCAACGGGAACGGTCTCCCCGACACGTGCGAGCTCGCGTCGGTCGACGCCGACGCCGACGGCATCCCCGACTGCGTCGAGCGCGACGCCGCCTGCGGGAACTGTCGCGACGACGACGGCAACGGCGCGCTCGATCTTGCCGACGCCTCGTGCCCGAGCACGCCGTTCACGACCCTGCGGGCGACCGCCAGCCCCGCCCGGGGCCGCAAGCCCGGGCGCGTGGCCGTCGCCGCCATCGTCGCGGGAGCCCTGCCCGACCTCGCGGCGGCGCCGCCGATGGTGACGCTCACGCTCGGGGACGCGACGGTCTACTGCGACCGGCCGGCGATGCGGAAGCGGCGCAGCACCTATCGCCTCACGGCGCCCGACGGGGTGCTGCGCACGCTCGTCGTCGGTGTGAATGCGCGCAAGGGGAAGTCGAAGGTGCGCGCCCTGCTGTCGGGCGGCGCCGTCGCGCCGGCGGCCGGAGGCGCGTTCGGAGTCTCGCTCGCGACCGACGCGCAGGCCCTCCACACCGATGGGACGCTGCGGGCTCGCGGCCGGAAGCTCGTCGGACCCTGACGTCAAAGGAAGAGCTTGGGAAGGGGAGCGGGTTTTGGGCCCGCCGCGTCGGGCAGTTCTTGTCCTGTCCGCTGCTGCGTTTCGGGGAGCCGGGTGGGCTCCTTGATCGCTTCCCCCTTCCTAAACCCTCCCTTCGAGCCTCCCTTCCTTGACGAGCGCGCCGAGGTCCGCGACGCCACCGCCGCCGGCCGGGAAGAGGCGCCGGAAGGTCCTCCGCCTGACCTTCTGCGTGCGAATGGGGCAGTTGCATCCCGGATGGGCACGGTGGGCGTCGGCGAGCGCGTGGGTCAGGTACGCGAAGCGGGTGTGATGGCGCTTGCAGGCCTTGCAGCTCGACGTGCCGCGAACCGAGATCCGGTAGACGACGAAACCGCTCGCCTTGGGCTTGGGCCCGGCCATCGCGGCGCTCGGGGCGGCGAGCACGGCCGTCGCGAGGGCGCCGGCCACGCCGGCGAGGCGGAGCAGGCTGCGACGCGTGGGTTCGAGTTCGGCGCTCATGTCGAAGCCTCTACGCGCGACCCGCGGCGCCGGATGCGGGAGGCCCGCACCGTGGCGTGACGCCGCGACGCCCGAGCACCTGCGACCTCGGAAATCGACCGCCGCCTGGCCCGTTTCGCTTGTAAGCTTCGCGTCCAGTTGCGAGAACACCGAAATGGGATGGGCTCGCTGGCTGCTGGTCGCGATGCTCGCCTTCGGGCGTCCGGCACCGGCGACGGTCCTGCCGACCGGCTTCGTCGAGACGGTGCTCACCGATCAGCTCGCGAGCGCCACCGCCGCCGCCATCGCTCCCGACGGCCGCATCTTCGTCGCCGAGCAGAACGGCACGGTGCGGGTGATCAAGGGCGGTGTGCTGCTCGACGCGCCGTTCGCCCAGGTTCCGGCCGACGACTTCGGCGAGCGCGGGCTCCTCGGCATCACGCTGCACCCGGACTTTCCGACCACGCCCTACGTGTACCTCTACTATTCGGCACTCGGGATCGAGGCGAACCGTCTCTCCCGCTTCACCGCCGACGGCGACGTCGCGGCCGGCAGCGAGGAGGTGCTGTTCGAGCAGCCTTCGTTCAACCTGGCCGACATCCACATGGGCGGCGCCCTGCACTTCGGACCCGATCGCATGCTCTACGTCGCGGTCGGCGATCAGACACGCTCGGTCGAGGCGCAATGGACGACCAGTGTCGTCGGCAAGATCCTGCGCGTGGACGAGAACGGCGCGATCCCGAGCGACAATCCCTTCTATGCAACCTCGACCGGTCTCGCGCGCGCCATCTGGGCGCTCGGCCTCCGCAACCCGTTCACGTTCGCCTTCCATCCGACGAGCGGCCGGCTCCTCATCGACGACGTCGGGCAGGCGTCGTGGGAAGAGATCGACGAGGGAATGGTCGGCGCCAACTACGGCTGGCCGGAGACCGAGGGTGCGACGGACGATCCGCGCTTCGTGACGCCCCTCTACAGCTACTCGCACCTGACGCCGTTCAACCTGGGAGGCGGCTGCGCCATCTCGGGCGGCACCTTCTACGCGCCGCCCGTCGCGACGTTTCCGACGGACTGGGTCGGCGGCTACTTCTTCGCCGACTTCTGCGCCAAGTGGATCCGCTGGTTCGATCCCGCCGTGACGCCCGCGTCGCCCACCTTCTTCGCGACCGCGCTCACCGGACGGCCCGCGGACCTCGACGTCGGACCCGACGGAAGCCTCTACGTGCTCGGACGCCTGGGCGACCCGCCGCGCGAGGACGACACGGCGATGGTCTCGCGCATCACCTATACCGGCACGCGCGCGCCGCAGATCACCGTCCAGCCCGCCTCCCAGACGATCTTCGTCGGCGATCCCGTCACCTTCGACGTCGGGGCGACCGACGCCGACAACTTCCAGTGGCAGCGCGATGGCGCGGACATCCCGGGCGAGACCGGGACGAGCTACACGATCCCCGCCGTCGCCCCCGAGGACGACGGCGCCGTCTTCCGCGCGATTGCGACCAACGGCTACGGCAGCACGTCGTCGGACGGCGCGTTTCTGACGGTGACGTCCGACCAGGCTCCGACCGCGACGATCGACGTCCAGGCGCCACGCGCGCTCTACGAGGCGGGCGACCACATCACGTTCTCGGGAACCGCGAGCGATCCGGAGGACGGCCCGCTCCCGCCCGAGGCGTTCACGTGGACGGTCAACTTCCACCACGACACGCACTTCCATCCGTTCCTCCCCGCCACGAGCGGCGTCACGGGCGGCGACTTCACGATTCCCCCCAGCGGCGAGACGTCGCCCAACGTCTGGTTCCGCATCATCCTCAAGGTCGTGGACTCGGGTGGGCGCTCGTTCACCACCAGCGCCGAGATCCATCCGGAGATCGGGACGCTCACGCTCACGACCGATCCGTCCGGTCTGCGCGTCGACCTCGACGGCCAGCCGCACACGTCGCCGTTCGTGGTCGACGGCGTCGTCGGGCTGCAGCGGACCGTCGGCACGGTGCAGGTGCAGAATCCCGCCGGAGTCGCCTACAACTTCACCGGCTGGTCCGACGGCCAGAGCCGCCAGCACCAGATCGTCTTCCCCCCCGGCGACACGACCCTCACGGCCAACTTCGTGCCGCTCCCGACCACTACGACCTCGACCAGCACGTCGACGTCGACCAGCACCTCGACCACGACGTCGTCCTCGAGCACGACCAGCAGTCCCGAGACGACCACGACCGGCCCCGTCGCGACCACCGCGACGACCACCACCGAACCTGCGACCACGAGCACGATCGTGACCACCTCGACCACCGAGCCACCGAGCAGCACGAGCAGCTCGACGAGCAGCAGCTCGAGCTCGACCACTTCGAGCAGCAGCACCTCGACGAGCACCAGCAGCTCGACGACCAGCAGCAGCTCCACGTCCACCAGCTCCAGCAGCTCGACCACGAGCAGCACGTCCACGACGACCACCAGCAGCACATCGAGCAGCACGAGCACCAGCACCACGACCGCGCCGACACCGACCACCCAGCCACCGCCGTCCTGCGAGGAGCCGTGCGACGACGGCGATCCGTGCACGGCGAGCGCGTGCGTCGACGGCGTCTGCACGCACGTGCCGCTCGAGGGCATCGCCGCCGCGGCCTGCGTCTGCGACCGTCGCCCGCCGGCGGCGTGTGGCGACAGCCCGCTCGCCGGGGGCGTCCGCAAGCGGCTCGGGCGCGCGTGCCGTGCGCTCGTGCGTGCGGAGACCGTGACGGCGCCCGAGGTACGTCGGGGCCTGCTCCGGCTCGCGCTCCAGCGGTGGCGCGATGCGGCCCGGCAGGTCCGCTACTCGGGCAGCACGGGTCGGATCGCTCCGGCGTGCGTGCGGGCCCTCGAGGCCCAGCTCGGCGAAGCGCGCTCCAGGGCCAAGTCGGCCCGCCGCGAGCTCGCGGCTCCGTAGACCGATTGACAGTTCGGGCCACGGGCGCGTACTGCGTCCCATGGGAGGTCGCGCATGAATCGCGGAGTGCTCGCCGAGACGCTCGCGCTCATGGTCGCGCTCGCATCGACCGCGTCCGCCGCCGGGACACGACTTCTCGTCATCGATCGGCCCGCGAAGGGCTCGGCCCGACTCTCCTACACGTCGAACGATGCGGCGGCGGGGCTGTCCAAGGGGTCCGGCATGGACCTGAGCACGATCGCCGCCGAGCTGCTGGTGCGCAACGAGAACGGAACCGCGACGTACGCCGTTCCGGCCGGAGGCTATGCCGACGGTGCCGGCTGGGTCGCGAACGACGCGACGCACGCGTCGTACGTGAACCGCCTGGCGCCGGCGAGGCCGACGGGCCTGTGGCGCAGCGTCCTGGCGGAGGGCCGCCGGCTGAAGCTCGTCGCGCGAAGCCTCGGCGATCTCTCTCCGCTCGTCATGGGCGGGGTGCCGTCGGGCGACGTGGAGGTGGCCTACGTGGTCACGAACGACGGCGTTCCATCCACCCACTGCACGCGCTTCGCGCCCGGGGATTGCACCTGGACGCCGGTCGACGGCGGCACGGGCGGCAAGCTGCGCTGCCGCGACGGCGTCGCCGACCCCGCGTGCGGCGCCATCCCGACCACGACGACGACCACGACCCTGCCGCCCTCCACGTGCGGCAACGGGATCCGCGAGCCGGGAGAGCAGTGCGACGGCGGTCCCGCCTGCTCCCCGTTC
The nucleotide sequence above comes from Candidatus Eisenbacteria bacterium. Encoded proteins:
- a CDS encoding VCBS repeat-containing protein, whose protein sequence is MRWVVVWMVLLVTALASRAPAADCNGNGIDDAFEVSPLAYDLVPIASGLASPGGIVAADLDLDGDLDLAVAENGLDRVSVMLNDGTGTFSAPTTYATGDGPFAIVAARVGGLLAIGSDLDLFVANFADDTITWLHNDGDGTYDGTAATTLSAGDGPADLIVADLTGDDSSEMLVANRNASTLTVRIGDGAGGFGGPASSATAGGPQSMILTDVNGNGTLDLLIASRAAGQLTYRPYEVLPEVVVATVTDPVSVAAGDLDGDGDVDAAVASFTGDQVIILRNDGTFPWAAPIAIPVPRPTSVLLTDLDGDGYRDVAATSATTDVVVVARNHGDGTFEAPIPIAVGDGPIEIAAADLDGDLRRDLVVTNVTGGTVSALRLRAAPAVADCDGDGVPDACQLPGHDCNANTIPDACDIVRPRTFAAPVTTTFTSAQDRVAMGDVDGDGRVDVVRAIGGTTNQLEVSLGAADGTFTPGATFPVPDGPMGTVVTDLDGDGDADIAVNTVAGTTILRLAANGTAANTTSVVVGDGPNGLLAVDLDGDGDRDLVSANETTPSLGVARNAGGTFTADAPLPLAHQAPMLMVAGDVDHDGDADVVGLNLATMTIETHLYRNTGGVLADAGVIADPPAGAVRFGIALADLDHDGDADLVTLDVSLVGGDGQIHVYRSDPGDVFTLTRTLPAPTVLAGVPSAPLVVAFFLRDGRAFVVAHDFDGDGNPDVASVDLDQGGLRVFFGDGAGGFGPGKRLVGSLAQPAILTGDFNSDGAPDLVLATGRRALGVYVGNARIPAPDCTGDGVPDVCAATFSDCNGNGLPDTCELASVDADADGIPDCVERDAACGNCRDDDGNGALDLADASCPSTPFTTLRATASPARGRKPGRVAVAAIVAGALPDLAAAPPMVTLTLGDATVYCDRPAMRKRRSTYRLTAPDGVLRTLVVGVNARKGKSKVRALLSGGAVAPAAGGAFGVSLATDAQALHTDGTLRARGRKLVGP
- a CDS encoding PQQ-dependent sugar dehydrogenase; its protein translation is MGWARWLLVAMLAFGRPAPATVLPTGFVETVLTDQLASATAAAIAPDGRIFVAEQNGTVRVIKGGVLLDAPFAQVPADDFGERGLLGITLHPDFPTTPYVYLYYSALGIEANRLSRFTADGDVAAGSEEVLFEQPSFNLADIHMGGALHFGPDRMLYVAVGDQTRSVEAQWTTSVVGKILRVDENGAIPSDNPFYATSTGLARAIWALGLRNPFTFAFHPTSGRLLIDDVGQASWEEIDEGMVGANYGWPETEGATDDPRFVTPLYSYSHLTPFNLGGGCAISGGTFYAPPVATFPTDWVGGYFFADFCAKWIRWFDPAVTPASPTFFATALTGRPADLDVGPDGSLYVLGRLGDPPREDDTAMVSRITYTGTRAPQITVQPASQTIFVGDPVTFDVGATDADNFQWQRDGADIPGETGTSYTIPAVAPEDDGAVFRAIATNGYGSTSSDGAFLTVTSDQAPTATIDVQAPRALYEAGDHITFSGTASDPEDGPLPPEAFTWTVNFHHDTHFHPFLPATSGVTGGDFTIPPSGETSPNVWFRIILKVVDSGGRSFTTSAEIHPEIGTLTLTTDPSGLRVDLDGQPHTSPFVVDGVVGLQRTVGTVQVQNPAGVAYNFTGWSDGQSRQHQIVFPPGDTTLTANFVPLPTTTTSTSTSTSTSTSTTTSSSSTTSSPETTTTGPVATTATTTTEPATTSTIVTTSTTEPPSSTSSSTSSSSSSTTSSSSTSTSTSSSTTSSSSTSTSSSSSTTSSTSTTTTSSTSSSTSTSTTTAPTPTTQPPPSCEEPCDDGDPCTASACVDGVCTHVPLEGIAAAACVCDRRPPAACGDSPLAGGVRKRLGRACRALVRAETVTAPEVRRGLLRLALQRWRDAARQVRYSGSTGRIAPACVRALEAQLGEARSRAKSARRELAAP